In Pseudomonadota bacterium, the following are encoded in one genomic region:
- a CDS encoding Mut7-C ubiquitin/RNAse domain-containing protein has product MKHSTLIFHGDLPKLLKHRFRGENNIQYAKDRPTSIKDVIESLGIPHTEIGQILTDKSEIDFAQNIQDLDEIHIFPCMPPVNLRIPSLLRPGTIEKTAFIVDVNVGKLAGLLRLCGFDAVTVENQEDEAIARNGCHENRIILTRDKELLKRKIVMFGRLVRNTEPIGQLKEIITLYDLHDEIKPFSRCMHCNGMLAAVTKEEIIHRLEPLTKKYFDVFQQCRSCGRIYWPGSHHEKLQALIDAARK; this is encoded by the coding sequence ATGAAACATTCAACCCTCATATTTCATGGTGACCTTCCCAAGCTCCTGAAGCATCGATTCAGAGGGGAAAACAACATCCAATATGCAAAAGACCGTCCGACTTCAATCAAAGACGTCATTGAATCCCTGGGAATCCCGCACACTGAAATCGGCCAAATACTTACTGACAAAAGCGAGATTGATTTTGCTCAAAACATCCAGGATCTGGATGAGATCCACATCTTCCCTTGCATGCCGCCGGTGAATCTTCGCATCCCCAGCCTGTTACGACCTGGGACCATTGAAAAAACAGCATTTATTGTTGACGTAAATGTTGGAAAACTTGCAGGACTGCTCAGACTCTGCGGATTTGATGCAGTCACGGTGGAGAACCAGGAGGACGAGGCAATTGCCCGAAATGGCTGTCATGAGAATAGAATTATTCTTACAAGGGATAAGGAGCTTCTTAAAAGAAAAATCGTCATGTTTGGCCGGCTGGTGAGAAACACCGAACCAATTGGGCAGCTCAAAGAAATCATCACCCTGTATGACTTGCATGACGAGATCAAACCGTTTTCACGGTGCATGCACTGTAACGGCATGCTTGCTGCCGTTACAAAAGAAGAAATCATCCACCGGCTTGAACCTCTCACCAAAAAGTACTTTGATGTGTTCCAGCAATGCCGTTCCTGCGGCAGAATTTACTGGCCCGGCTCACACCATGAAAAGCTTCAGGCGTTGATTGATGCGGCCCGGAAATAA